A region of Candidatus Terasakiella magnetica DNA encodes the following proteins:
- the dapA gene encoding 4-hydroxy-tetrahydrodipicolinate synthase, whose amino-acid sequence MFQGSIPALITPFKNGQIDEQAFQDHVEWQIEQGSDALVPVGTTGESPTLSHEEHHRVVKLCLEVAKGRVPVIAGTGSNNTAEAVSLQKHAKEAGASAGLVVTPYYNKPTQEGLIAHYKAIHEAADLPIIIYNIPGRSIIDMSTETMAELAKLPNIVGVKDATGDLTRPLNTYLACGEDFCQLSGEDATAVQFLSAGGSGCISVTANIAPKLCSDMQRAWREGDVKTAMDIQFKLLPLHNAMFCESSPGPVKYAAELMGRCSRETRLPLVEISDASKATVRKALADLDMI is encoded by the coding sequence ATGTTTCAGGGTTCTATTCCTGCCCTGATCACGCCATTCAAAAACGGACAGATCGATGAACAAGCGTTCCAAGATCACGTTGAATGGCAGATCGAGCAAGGGTCTGACGCACTCGTCCCAGTCGGCACTACAGGTGAATCACCGACTCTCAGCCACGAAGAACACCACCGTGTGGTCAAACTGTGTCTGGAAGTTGCCAAGGGGCGTGTACCAGTAATTGCTGGTACCGGTTCTAACAATACAGCCGAAGCCGTCAGCCTGCAGAAACATGCAAAAGAAGCCGGTGCCTCTGCTGGTCTTGTTGTGACACCTTATTACAACAAACCAACACAAGAAGGCCTGATCGCCCATTATAAAGCCATTCATGAGGCTGCTGACCTGCCGATTATTATCTATAATATTCCGGGTCGCTCCATCATTGATATGTCCACTGAGACAATGGCTGAGCTGGCAAAATTGCCAAATATCGTTGGTGTTAAAGATGCAACGGGTGATCTGACGCGTCCGCTCAACACATATCTGGCCTGTGGTGAAGACTTCTGCCAACTTTCAGGTGAAGATGCGACTGCCGTTCAGTTCCTATCTGCGGGTGGGTCAGGCTGTATTTCGGTAACCGCAAATATCGCACCAAAACTCTGTTCAGACATGCAACGTGCATGGCGCGAAGGTGATGTGAAAACAGCAATGGACATTCAGTTCAAACTGTTGCCGCTTCACAATGCCATGTTCTGTGAAAGCAGCCCCGGTCCGGTTAAATATGCAGCTGAGCTGATGGGCCGTTGTTCTCGTGAAACCCGTTTGCCACTGGTTGAAATTTCTGATGCCAGCAAAGCCACTGTACGCAAGGCATTGGCTGACCTCGACATGATTTAA
- the smpB gene encoding SsrA-binding protein SmpB, protein MAAKKKNNDDFSARIAAQNRKARHNYFIEDTVECGMVLTGTEVKSLRSGRASIQEAYATEKDGELYLINANIPIYEGGNRFNHEPKRPRKLLLHRKELDKLLGMTTQKGYTLVPLHIHFNDRGIAKVAIGVGKGKQSHDKRDSIKDRDWKRDKARLMREKY, encoded by the coding sequence ATGGCTGCGAAAAAGAAAAATAACGACGACTTCTCGGCGCGCATTGCGGCACAAAACCGCAAAGCGCGCCATAATTACTTTATTGAAGATACCGTTGAATGCGGGATGGTCCTAACCGGTACCGAAGTCAAATCCCTGCGCAGTGGTCGCGCCAGTATTCAAGAAGCCTACGCCACTGAAAAAGATGGCGAGCTTTACCTGATCAATGCAAATATCCCGATTTATGAAGGCGGTAACCGTTTTAACCATGAACCAAAGCGTCCACGCAAACTCCTTCTGCATAGAAAAGAGTTGGATAAATTGCTTGGGATGACCACTCAAAAAGGCTACACGCTCGTGCCTTTACATATCCACTTTAATGACCGCGGCATTGCCAAAGTCGCCATTGGTGTGGGTAAAGGTAAACAGAGCCACGACAAACGCGATAGTATTAAAGATCGCGATTGGAAACGTGATAAAGCGCGCTTAATGCGTGAGAAATATTAA
- a CDS encoding methyl-accepting chemotaxis protein — MRITTKMVVFSTLLLLLSSLGIGTASILTLNSELKGSIQELQSKSLRTAAMGYQMLFPSLKFKVDENGNVTDLKTIRFPKFRNHFMIDRITQATGDTATIFQWDEKTKDFWRKTTNIKKPDGTRAINTPLGKNGRVYPVVKQGKTYRGEATIFGKEYYTEYNPIFNLSGEVVGILYVGIEKEKSAAFFNNIATSIIISSLLVLILFIIITIYLARKGVKPIKRLVAVTNQLADGNLEADVSSINREDEIGDMAKAIQVFKESAIERIRLEKREHAEQEKQIERQKAVAELTKNFETKIGDMLGVVSQSIGTLHNAADSLNGNAESTSVKVESASQDTQEAAQNVDSVSVASIQLSASIQQISSDVQQTTSLLSNSVEKADVANEKIGHLANASDRISEVVGLISDISNQTNLLALNATIEAARAGDAGKGFAVVASEVKNLASQTSNATEEIAAQIINIQGEINGAVSAIREISHMINQISEMSSSVAAAVEEQSSSTDEITRSVQQAADGTQRVADNIGNVSDAAKDTGVKAKEVSSSATQLMTVSSDLQSYVENFLNDVHKADKAA; from the coding sequence ATGCGCATTACGACGAAGATGGTTGTCTTCTCAACTTTATTATTACTCTTATCATCCCTTGGTATAGGTACGGCATCCATCCTGACACTGAATTCAGAGCTCAAAGGCTCTATTCAAGAATTACAATCCAAATCCCTGCGCACAGCTGCCATGGGGTATCAGATGCTTTTCCCCAGCCTGAAATTTAAAGTTGATGAAAATGGCAATGTGACGGATTTGAAAACAATCCGTTTTCCAAAGTTTAGAAACCATTTCATGATTGACCGCATCACCCAAGCCACGGGCGATACAGCAACAATTTTCCAATGGGATGAAAAAACAAAAGACTTTTGGCGCAAAACCACCAATATCAAAAAGCCAGATGGCACCCGCGCCATTAACACACCACTTGGTAAAAATGGTCGTGTCTATCCCGTCGTAAAACAGGGTAAAACCTATCGCGGGGAAGCGACCATTTTTGGCAAAGAATATTACACCGAATATAATCCGATCTTCAACCTAAGTGGTGAAGTTGTCGGTATCCTTTATGTTGGAATTGAAAAAGAAAAAAGTGCTGCTTTTTTCAATAATATTGCCACCTCGATTATCATTTCCTCCCTCCTTGTTCTCATCCTCTTTATCATCATCACAATTTATCTGGCACGCAAAGGTGTGAAGCCGATTAAAAGACTTGTGGCTGTTACAAACCAACTTGCCGATGGCAACTTAGAAGCTGATGTTTCGTCCATTAATCGTGAAGATGAAATTGGCGATATGGCCAAGGCTATTCAGGTCTTTAAAGAAAGTGCTATTGAGCGCATTCGCCTTGAAAAGCGCGAACATGCAGAACAAGAAAAACAAATCGAGCGTCAAAAAGCTGTTGCTGAACTGACCAAAAACTTTGAAACTAAAATTGGCGATATGCTGGGTGTTGTCTCCCAATCTATTGGGACACTCCATAATGCGGCAGACTCCTTAAACGGCAATGCAGAATCAACCAGTGTAAAAGTAGAAAGCGCTTCCCAAGATACACAGGAAGCCGCGCAAAATGTGGACTCTGTTTCTGTTGCGAGTATTCAGCTCAGTGCCTCTATTCAGCAGATTTCAAGTGATGTGCAACAAACAACAAGCCTGCTGTCTAATTCTGTTGAAAAGGCTGATGTGGCAAATGAAAAGATTGGTCACCTTGCCAATGCTTCTGATCGCATCAGTGAAGTTGTCGGCCTAATCAGTGATATTTCCAACCAAACAAACCTACTGGCCTTGAACGCAACAATCGAAGCTGCACGCGCAGGTGATGCTGGTAAAGGTTTTGCCGTTGTTGCCTCAGAAGTTAAAAACCTCGCCTCACAAACCAGTAATGCAACGGAAGAGATTGCCGCGCAGATCATCAACATCCAAGGGGAGATCAATGGGGCGGTGAGCGCCATTCGCGAAATTTCACACATGATCAACCAGATCAGTGAAATGTCTTCAAGTGTGGCTGCTGCTGTTGAAGAACAAAGCTCCTCAACCGATGAAATCACCCGCAGCGTTCAACAAGCTGCCGACGGTACGCAGCGCGTGGCTGATAATATCGGTAATGTCAGTGATGCAGCCAAAGACACAGGCGTAAAAGCCAAAGAAGTCTCAAGCTCAGCAACCCAGTTGATGACGGTTTCTTCTGATTTGCAAAGCTATGTAGAGAACTTCCTAAACGATGTTCACAAAGCAGACAAAGCAGCTTAA
- a CDS encoding DUF4169 family protein, with the protein MAEIISLRQKRKDKARSDKEKQAEENRAKFGRTKEQKKKEALEQAKDKNNLDDHKLDK; encoded by the coding sequence TTGGCTGAGATTATTAGCCTCAGACAGAAACGCAAAGATAAGGCCCGCTCAGATAAGGAAAAGCAGGCCGAAGAAAATCGTGCAAAATTTGGCCGCACGAAAGAGCAGAAGAAAAAAGAAGCTCTTGAACAAGCAAAAGATAAAAACAATTTAGACGATCATAAGTTGGATAAGTAA
- the thrH gene encoding bifunctional phosphoserine phosphatase/homoserine phosphotransferase ThrH codes for MEIVCLDLEGVLIPEIWINFAEKTGIEALKRTTRDEPDYDVLMRYRLDILDEHGLKMKDIQEVIDSLGPLEGANEFLAKLREDFQLVILSDTFYEFAEPMMRQLDWPTLFCHRLIVDENDRVADYKLRLIDHKRKAVEAFKKLNFHTIAAGDSYNDTTMLGAAETGILFSAPDNVIAEFPQFKTAFTYDELMDHIRAASPRFG; via the coding sequence GTGGAAATCGTATGTCTTGATCTTGAAGGTGTGTTAATTCCTGAAATTTGGATCAATTTTGCAGAAAAAACAGGGATCGAAGCCTTAAAAAGAACGACACGCGATGAGCCCGATTATGACGTTTTAATGCGTTATCGCCTTGATATCCTTGATGAACATGGGCTTAAAATGAAGGATATTCAAGAAGTGATCGACAGCCTTGGCCCCCTTGAAGGTGCCAATGAGTTTTTGGCAAAACTGCGTGAAGATTTCCAGTTGGTGATCCTGTCTGATACATTTTATGAGTTTGCAGAACCCATGATGCGCCAGCTTGATTGGCCGACCCTGTTCTGTCACCGTTTGATCGTTGATGAAAATGACCGCGTGGCGGATTATAAACTACGTCTGATAGACCATAAGCGCAAAGCGGTTGAAGCGTTCAAAAAACTGAACTTCCACACCATTGCAGCTGGTGACAGCTATAATGACACCACCATGTTAGGCGCAGCGGAAACAGGTATTTTGTTTAGTGCCCCTGATAATGTGATTGCGGAATTCCCCCAGTTTAAAACAGCCTTCACTTATGATGAGCTGATGGATCACATTCGTGCTGCGAGCCCCCGCTTTGGCTGA
- a CDS encoding uracil-DNA glycosylase: protein MSCPTPSVPALDCDLCPRLVEFRLENKAKFPDFFNAPVPSFGPIEAEVLVVGLAPGLKGANCTGRPFTGDYAGDLLYPTLKTFGFATGTYGGTAEDGFELQNCRITNAVRCVPPQNKTTGAEEKACRPFLIDEMKAMTNLKAIVALGGVGHNAVIQTLGLKKSQWKFGHNMRHEMADDLPILFDSYHCSRYNTNTGRLTEEMFHDVFRSVCEELK from the coding sequence TGGAATTTCGCCTTGAAAATAAAGCGAAATTCCCTGATTTTTTTAATGCCCCCGTGCCCTCCTTTGGCCCGATTGAGGCCGAAGTACTGGTGGTTGGCCTTGCACCCGGTTTAAAGGGGGCCAATTGTACGGGGCGTCCTTTTACCGGTGATTATGCCGGGGATTTACTATATCCCACCCTTAAAACATTTGGTTTTGCCACAGGCACTTATGGTGGCACGGCTGAGGATGGTTTTGAGCTGCAAAATTGTCGTATCACCAATGCGGTGCGCTGTGTGCCGCCTCAAAATAAAACAACGGGTGCGGAAGAAAAAGCCTGTCGCCCGTTTTTGATTGATGAGATGAAGGCCATGACAAACCTTAAGGCCATCGTGGCGCTTGGGGGTGTTGGGCATAACGCTGTCATTCAGACCTTGGGCTTGAAAAAGTCCCAATGGAAATTTGGTCATAATATGCGACATGAAATGGCGGATGATTTGCCAATTTTATTCGACAGTTATCACTGTTCACGCTACAACACCAACACGGGTCGTTTGACCGAAGAAATGTTTCATGATGTTTTTCGCTCAGTATGCGAAGAACTAAAATAA